In Glycine max cultivar Williams 82 chromosome 10, Glycine_max_v4.0, whole genome shotgun sequence, the DNA window CAAGTTTCCAGAACCCGCTTTCTGAGATATCCCCGTCGCCGTCTCCGTCGTCGGCGCCGGCGCCGGCGCTGGTGCTGTCGAACTCGGGGAAGCGAATCGACCAGGCGGGGAAGAAGAAGTACGTGAAGCAGGTGACGGGGCGCCACAACGACACCGAGCTCCACCTGGCGGCGCAGAGGGGCGACGTGGGCGCCGTGAGGCAGATCCTTGAGGATGTTGATTCTCAGATTATGGGAACTCTGAGTGGCGATGGCGATGAGGATGATCTGAACGCGGAGATTGCGGAGGTGCGTGCTTGTCTTGCCAACGAAGAGAACGAGCTCGGTGAGACCCCTCTGTTCACAGCTGCTGAAAAGGGTCACCTTGATGTGGTGAAGGAGTTGCTTAACTATTCCACCGCTCAGACTGTTTCCAAGAAGAACCGATCCGGATTTGATCCATTGCATATTGCAGCTAGTCAAGGCCACCACCGTAtgtctctctctttctcctcttctctttctctttctagtACTTGTGTTGTTGTGCATTAATTGGTTAGTTATATGAGGAGTTATGTTATTGTGACTTGAGTATAGGACTGATCGAGTCATTACCCAGGAGGGTACAGTCGTTGATCAGAAATTTAACACTTGGTATTTCACGTATATGTATAACAAATTATGAATGAGCAGTTGATTTTCTCATCAGTGGCTGAGattatttactttctttttacttACTTTAGAAGAGCTAGATTCGTAGGAAAGTTATAAAGTGGGATAATGATCTTTGTTACTCTCTTAATTGAATGCCTGGCTTGTTTGGGTTTTGATTGTTAGACCTTGATATTTTTTGGGTAATTCATTGTGATGAGTGGCTTGAATTTGTTGGTGTGTGATGTTCTTACGTGTTGATGTAATTTAATGTGATTGTTGGTTTTTCTGTTCTTCCGTGTGATTCATGGTGGATTTTGGTTTGCAGCCATTGTTCAGGTTTTGCTAGATTATGACTCAGGATTGAGCAAAACTATTGGTCCCTCCAACTCCACTCCGCTTATAACCGCAGCAACAAGAGGGCACACGGAAGTGGTGAATGAGCTGCTGTCAAAGGATTGTAGCTTGTTAGAGATTGCTAGATCCAATGGCAAAAATGCGTTGCATTTAGCAGCTCGTCAGGGTCATGTGGAGATTGTGAAAGCCTTGCTCAGTAAAGATCCACAGTTGGCTCGGAGGACTGACAAGAAAGGGCAAACTGCATTGCATATGGCTGTAAAAGGGCAGAGTTGTGATGTGGTGAAATTGCTTCTTGAGGCAGATGCTGCTATTGTTATGCTTCCAGACAAATTTGGTAACACGGCGTTACATGTGGCAACCAGGAAAAAGCGAGTAGAGGTATGCCAACAGTTGCACAGCATTACAAACACCATACATATATTGATGAGGCCATATAAATTAAGTTACTTGAACTAATGGGGCTAACACTGCATAGCTAAATATGCCTTATCTCTACCGTAGTAGTAGGATAACCCAGGTCTTGGTGTTGTACCTGGggtactaataataataataataataataatacagttTTGTTAAGATCCCGTGAGGCTGATTTTAAACATCTAAAGGTGGtaagtttttttcaaaaagaaaacacTTATTACACTTTTATGTTTCCAATGTAATAATGCTTTCTTTCCTAATATAAGCTTACCACTTTTAAGCATACATCTTAATATACATACATGCAAACCCCCTATATATTTTTAAGCATCCATTTTCCATTATAGTTCTCTGTCAAATGAAAATCTAATATTATGGTTTCTCAACTTCCTGTGCAGATAGTGAATGAGTTATTACATCTGCCAGACACCAATGTGAATGCATTAACTAGAGACCACAAAACAGCTCTTGACATTGCTGAAGATCTTCCCCTCTCCGAAGAGGCATCAGATATAAAGGACTGTCTTTCTCGATATGGAGCACTTAGAGCTAACGAGCTCAACCAACCAAGGGACGAACTGAGGAAAACTGTTACTCAAATCAAGAAAGATGTTCACACCCAACTTGAACAAACCAAGAGAACCAACAAAAATGTTCACAATATTTCCAAAGAGCTAAGGAAACTCCACAGGGAAGGAATTAACAATGCCACAAACTCAGTGACAGTGGTGGCTGTGCTGTTTGCTACAGTTGCTTTTGCTGCTATATTCACTGTGCCTGGTGGGGATCACAATGACGGCTCTGCAGTGGTAGCAGCTTATGCTGCTTTTAAAATCTTCTTTGTCTTTAATGCTATCGCACTTTTTACATCTTTGGCTGTTGTGGTTGTTCAAATCACTTTGGTTAGAGGTGAAACTAAAGCAGAGAAAAGGGTGGTAGTGGTGATCAACAAGCTCATGTGGTTGGCTTCTGTCTGTACTTCAGTGACGTTTATTGCTGCTTCTTACATAGTTGTGGGTAAGAAGAATGAGTGGGCTGCAATTTTGGTTACATTAGTTGGAGGGGTGATAATATCTGGAGTTATTGGCACTATGACTTACTATGTAGTGAGGTCTAAGAGAAGCAGATCaatgaggaagaaggagaagcaagcTGCCAGGAGGAGTGGATCTAACTCATGGCATCATTCTGAATTCTCCAATTCCGAGGTTGATCCGATTTATGCGCTTTGAGTTTGAACTTGCAACCTTCAGGGGATCATGAAGAACAAATTGTTGTGAAAAAGATGACAGGTTTTTAGGTTTGCTACTTGCTCCATGTTACCACTTTAAGAGTTCTTCACTGTACAGGAAATTGTTCTCTTCGGCTTAGCTGCTGCTTTTCTAGGATCTTATATACAAATTGGAATGAAGCATGCATCATCATTGGAATGAAGCATGCATCATCCCGGTCTGTGATTtttaagaacaaaatccaaCATTGCTTTAATTCTCAATTATGTATTGATGTATTAGCAAAATGTCTCCCTTCCCTGTTCGTTACTGTTTTTTTTCTATCACTAGAATTGTCTTCGGGGCCTAATCTACACAATTGACCCTTGATAATGCTGCATGCTGAGTTCTGATAGAGAATGAAATAGTAATACgtgttaattgtattttttttatttgttgatatATTTTGTGTTGTGAAAACTAAGGCTTGCAATTTGCAGATAAGGGtacaaattgaaattttgataaatgttttattttagttctctGATTGACCCTCAGTTCTTAAAAATTGTGCTGTCAACTCTAATTAATACATGCCATAGTTATCCATTTCGAATAGCGACGTGTAGCAGTcaactttgaaaatattatagtgGGATAGCAAGATTcccattgctttaatttttataataaaactaaattaaatcatctattaatacatatataaatacctaaaaaaagaatttcagaATCATAGAAAtctatttatgataaaataataaatcagtTTACACGTACAATCACTATCAATTTaggaataataaatatatataagtatgtaGAAATCTATATATCCAGTATTTGGTTTAGGTCAAACACAAAGTCTGACTTGGAACCAGCTCGGATTTGTAACTTGTATCTCTTAGTACATTTAGGAATAATAAGAATATTGAAGTCAAAAACATGGAAAGTGACTATGaaataaatagaaaaggaacttaaaaaattaataaaatttagcagaatgtgaacataaaaaaataaatcaaaacaatGTTGTTTCAGGTATAAAAAGAGATTTTTGAAATGTATCATGATAACGCGGTTATTTTGACAACAATGACTGctattgaaaaaatgaaaaccgCTGCGCTACTAGTTTGAGCTATAGCGCACTGTTGACTATgttatttcaatggaagggaaGTCCCAGTACAATAATTAGATTAGATATGATAATACTAATTAATGTGTAACTAAAATGTGGTAAGTTTGAGTTCTGGAATTAGCTCAATGCCCCTATTAGGGGATGGAGTACTTGAATGGATATATAGAAAAACCAAGAGCTTACACATCGCCAATCGGATGGAATGTAATGTCACAAGGTGATTATGTAATCATATGCTCTATTTGCAGAATAAACACATACTGTACACAAAATCAGAcacatatgaaagaaaaaatggcaATTATGATGTATTATACATTGTATACTCCCTgtcaagtttttttctttaccaacCAACTAATCTCTCAAGGTACCTCTCTCAACGGATGTTATTCACTTATTTCATACACAAACTTGAAGACCCATTTCCTATCCACATGCATCTACCAACTATACACACCATGTTGATTGTAATAGCTTTTTGTGCTTAGTAAATTCAATGACCTTTTGATACACAACAAACTTCTCATTTAAAATAGCGTAAATTATGAGGACCCCTCCTTGAGTAGAAAATCAAAGTTCAAAGCAGTTGtcatattaaaattcaaaacaatagAGGTTCTTGTGATGTGCCATTCGGAGAAGGCATTcatataatatatcaaatatatttaacaatttttcttttgtcaaACATCTGATAACTTAAAGAAATCAGAATAGAACCACCTTAAAAAGCTGTTTGTCACTTTGTCCGCACTGATActtttctttatatttcaagTGTGATTATTGTAACGTACTCTTTCACGTATGAAGCTTACTTCCTCCCAACTCTTCTTTtatctccctttttttctttattttttctttcttagttGCTCTGACAAGCTTTTTGCAATATTATAGAATAAGCTTACTTTAATGATcaagaaatttttttcatacaGGAGTTAAAAGGCATATAAATGTCTTATAGGGACGAAGACAGGTGGGCTTCTACAATCATGATGATTGTTACCCTCGATATTTGATAATTAGAAGGGACCTAAAAtacatgtattttaaaatagacttatttattcaaaaaaattggTGTATTGCAATCACActtatttattcattaaataaagcTCATTAAGTTAATGACAAATTAGATTATGAAACTTTACAGGTATGCAATTACAATTCATCGGCACATGACATGAAAAGATTGGTGTTCTTTATTTCTTGCCATCATTTGAACACAAAACTGAAATTAGTACTCTTTGACAGTTAGCCTGGGATTGCATTAGTAGATAGCTACAACTTTCTCATTTGTTTTCTACATTGAATTTTTCTGTTTCTGAAGATCTTGTAATGTTCCTGTTCTCAATTTAATACTTGTACATATTATTATGCTTTCCACTTCAACAATTGGGTTCTGATGTCCACATTACTCTTACACTCATTATGTTTGTACTGTGCTTGCACTAATAATTTCTTTCTCATGattgataaaagaaattatgCAAAACAGAATCAAATTATTAGTATCAAGTATCAGACATTTATAGTGCGTGTTGCATTGTCACCATTCTAGTTGACATTGTTTAGAAGCAATGAGATTTCTATAGAAGTTATACTTTTAATCTACTCTTCTCTTCACTGTTCCTTATATTTTAAGATCCATGTGAAAATGCTTGGTATATGCATACTGATGCCTATCATAGTATAATAATTGATTGTTACAGTTGATTTACAAGGAGGAGGTAAAACCAAAACAGTTTTTAAGTTGATAgagttcaaaaaaattaaaatgaaaatgaaattttcagTGTTTTGGCTAATCCccatttgattcttgaaatattGGAGGAAAGGTTTTGGCTTGGAAAGTGGataataaaattttggatttttattttcagaagaATGTCATTTTCTACTCATCATAATTTGATCAAGGACCAGATGCAAATATCTTTTGTGGACAAAATTCTGCCAAATTTTGAAGCTTTGGTCTAAATATCAATGACAAGTTGACAACCATGAGTGTTTCTAAAATTAGTACTGGTGAATTGAGCTATCTTTCACCAAAGTTACTTTTGAATTGGAAAGACAATGTGTGAAGAATACAGCAAATGACCAGAAGCTACTTTTCAATTCCCTATCAGCCCCTCCAAAGCTCTACTCTCTCATGATCCTCACAAACTGAGGTTCTAGATGCAGACATTGAGTAGATTCCTACTTCACTTGCAGTCTTCTTTGAAGAGAACATTTGCTGAGACTTCTTGCAGTGTGCAATTGCTCCCTGGATTGAATTTTCTATCTCTGAATTTGCACTGCTGCACCTTTTCAATAGCTGTCGCGCTTGGCATCCATATGAtttgtttgaaaatgaaaatgaaaatgaagttgAGCCAGACACAGATGAAGTTGATGATGATGACTTGTTCCCTGAAAGTAGTTTGATGCCGACTGAGAATGATCTTCTGTGCTGGTTACTTCCATCCTCACCTGTCTTGTCTTTGTAGCTTCTCATGACAGAATTGGAGGGCTGATGATATCTGTCCCTATGAATTTGGCCATATGAATGTTTCTTTGCCACTTGAACATGCTTGTTTAAATTTTCCCTGGCCTTGGAAACCGATCCTTCATCCGCAACTTTTGTTGAGGTTGCATAGGTTTCATATGAGCAACCAGATTTTCCAAACCAAGACTTGAGATAAGCCCTTGAAGCCTTCAACTTTGAACCTAGTGAAGACTGCTTCAGTTTCTTGGTCCATGACTTCTTCTGGTTTTCAGCAGCAAATCCACTTGTATCTGTTGGACAGTCAAAGTTGTAATACTCTTCAGGGTTTAGTTCCCTACTTACTTGACAAGAATCAGATGGAGAGATGTTGCAGGATTCAAATGGGGTGCCTGCAGTAGGTGTTGTGTAGGTAGTGGCTAGAGGAGTGCTATAGAACTCTTCAAAGATATCATTTTCCTTGTCATAAGGGGAGGGGGAGTTTTGAAGGAGTTTTTCAACCATTTGTAACCGAGGAGGAAGGTGAAGAGGGAGGAGCTTTCCTTTGTAGAAAAGCTCATCGGCTGGTAAGGTGGTTGTATCTTTCTCTTGAAGAATGGAGGACATttggaattcaaattctctAGGCTGTGGATGAGATTGAGAATGGCAGAAGAAGTTGGAGTATGAGTTGACTTCCATGTCAATGTAATCATCTTCTGCAGGGTCACATGCAAAGAGTGTAGTGGCCATTTAAGCCTCTCAGGTACACAAACTCAGGTATTTTGGACTTCTTCCTATGAGGGGATAACAGCTAATGGTAGATGAGCTTTTATTATGGAAAAATGAAGAGTAGTACTAGTACAGCTGCTTTTGGAAGTGCATAAAATCATATATTCAAAAAGCATTATCCTGGAATTAGTGGTATTCTAATCttattgcttttttattttttatttcatgtctTGTCATTATTGAAGGAGTTTGTCTGCAAGCATccaaatgtaaaattaaaatctggTTGATTTTCTTATGGGGGGAAGCACTGACCCACCCAACATAAACTTTGTTTGTGGCTTATTTCTCATTGGGATTGCtacttttataatttactaGCTGCTAATGGTAACTAGCATGACACGGTTTCCATTATTTTGTTTCCTCAAGGAACTAATAATGTAGAGAAATTGACCAAAAACTGCAGTGTGGCTCAGGTTAGTTACTTGGTTAGTGCAGTTGGCATGAAGAAGTCTTGTACAATGGCAAGCTAGAATCAAGATATTACATGATGATTGTAGCAATTGATTTGATTATTGCTGTTTGGGTTAtttcaagaagaaagggatGGATGGTTgaatgatatttatatttatcttgtCAATTATTTCTTGAAAAGCTGTTTTGGAATCTTGTGTAACACACAACAATTTTCCATGCAATCAAATTGGGTTTATGAACAAGATATGTCCCACGGCATGCACTTTGGCATTCATGTTAGTACTTATGATTGTGCTGTGCACCAAAATGAACATATGATTAGGAAAGGGGAGTACGTGGTACACATGATTAAGTAACAGTTGAGGTTACATTCTTCCACTTT includes these proteins:
- the LOC100777929 gene encoding ankyrin repeat-containing protein ITN1, whose translation is MASHSNQPGPGAEGLGEKDPPTSFQNPLSEISPSPSPSSAPAPALVLSNSGKRIDQAGKKKYVKQVTGRHNDTELHLAAQRGDVGAVRQILEDVDSQIMGTLSGDGDEDDLNAEIAEVRACLANEENELGETPLFTAAEKGHLDVVKELLNYSTAQTVSKKNRSGFDPLHIAASQGHHPIVQVLLDYDSGLSKTIGPSNSTPLITAATRGHTEVVNELLSKDCSLLEIARSNGKNALHLAARQGHVEIVKALLSKDPQLARRTDKKGQTALHMAVKGQSCDVVKLLLEADAAIVMLPDKFGNTALHVATRKKRVEIVNELLHLPDTNVNALTRDHKTALDIAEDLPLSEEASDIKDCLSRYGALRANELNQPRDELRKTVTQIKKDVHTQLEQTKRTNKNVHNISKELRKLHREGINNATNSVTVVAVLFATVAFAAIFTVPGGDHNDGSAVVAAYAAFKIFFVFNAIALFTSLAVVVVQITLVRGETKAEKRVVVVINKLMWLASVCTSVTFIAASYIVVGKKNEWAAILVTLVGGVIISGVIGTMTYYVVRSKRSRSMRKKEKQAARRSGSNSWHHSEFSNSEVDPIYAL
- the LOC100816940 gene encoding probable membrane-associated kinase regulator 4, whose amino-acid sequence is MATTLFACDPAEDDYIDMEVNSYSNFFCHSQSHPQPREFEFQMSSILQEKDTTTLPADELFYKGKLLPLHLPPRLQMVEKLLQNSPSPYDKENDIFEEFYSTPLATTYTTPTAGTPFESCNISPSDSCQVSRELNPEEYYNFDCPTDTSGFAAENQKKSWTKKLKQSSLGSKLKASRAYLKSWFGKSGCSYETYATSTKVADEGSVSKARENLNKHVQVAKKHSYGQIHRDRYHQPSNSVMRSYKDKTGEDGSNQHRRSFSVGIKLLSGNKSSSSTSSVSGSTSFSFSFSNKSYGCQARQLLKRCSSANSEIENSIQGAIAHCKKSQQMFSSKKTASEVGIYSMSASRTSVCEDHERVELWRG